A single genomic interval of Helianthus annuus cultivar XRQ/B chromosome 6, HanXRQr2.0-SUNRISE, whole genome shotgun sequence harbors:
- the LOC110865605 gene encoding uridine nucleosidase 1 yields the protein MDSGPLMLNGNCGVSHKIIIDTDPGIDDSMAIMMAFQTPNLEILGLTTTYGNVSVENATRNALLLCEMAGRPGVLVAQGNSGPLKGGEPTIGDFAHGSDGLGNINLPDPKSKKVDISASEFLVEKVSQYPGEISILALGPLTNLAMAIKRDSSFVTKVKRVVILGGSFFALGNINPAAEANIYGDPEAADIVFTSGANIDVVGINITTQVKLSDDDLDELRKSAGKHAKFFGDISRFYRDWHVKSDGLYGIYLHDPTSFVLLVRPDLFTYKKGVVRVETQGICVGHTLMDQGLKKWNTENPWTGYSPVSVVWTVNVDEVVKYIKTVLMTP from the exons ATGGATTCCGGACCACTCATGCTGAATGGCAATTGTGGGGTCTCTCACAAGATCATCATCGACACAGATCCCGGCATTG ATGATAGCATGGCAATCATGATGGCTTTCCAAACACCAAACTTGGAGATCTTGGGTTTAACAACCACTTATGGTAATGTTTCGGTGGAAAATGCCACTCGCAATGCGTTACTTCTG TGTGAGATGGCAGGACGTCCTGGTGTCCTTGTTGCCCAAGGCAACTCTGGACCTCTAAAG GGTGGTGAACCGACGATTGGTGACTTTGCTCATGGTTCAGATGGATTAGGTAACATAAATCTACCCGACCCGAAATCAAAGAAAGTAGATATATCAGCATCTGAATTTTTAGTTGAAAAAGTTTCTCAATATCCTGGTGAAATATCTATACTTGCACTTGGCCCGCTCACGAATTTGGCTATG GCCATCAAAAGGGACTCGTCATTTGTAACCAAAGTGAAAAGAGTGGTTATACTCGGTGGATCTTTCTTTGCCCTCGGAAACATCAATCCAGCTGCAGAAGCAAAT ATATACGGGGACCCTGAAGCAGCAGACATTGTGTTCACCTCCGGGGCCAATATAGACGTCGTCGGAATAAACATCACAACACAAGTCAAACTATCAG ATGATGATCTTGATGAACTGAGGAAGTCTGCAGGGAAGCATGCTAAATTTTTTGGTGACATTAGTAGATTTTACCGAGATTGGCATGTGAAATCTGATGGCCTTTATG ggATATACCTTCATGACCCGACCAGTTTCGTGCTGCTAGTCCGGCCCGATCTTTTCACGTACAAGAAAGGTGTTGTTAGAGTGGAGACACAGGGCATCTGTGTTGGCCATACTCTAATGGACCAAGGATTGAAAAA ATGGAATACGGAGAATCCATGGACAGGCTATTCGCCAGTTTCAGTTGTGTGGACGGTCAACGTTGATGAGGTTGTTAAGTACATAAAAACTGTCTTAATGACACCATAA